The Mycobacterium paragordonae genome includes a region encoding these proteins:
- a CDS encoding NAD-dependent epimerase/dehydratase family protein, translating into MSGRPKLVIGANGFLGSHVTRLLVEDGHDVRVMVRSTANTRSIDDLQVTRFHGDIFDTATVREAMDGCDDIYYCVVDTRAWLRDPAPLFRTNVEGLRNVLDVAKDLELHRFVFTSTYASVDRRHGHVATEADRIGSRKVTPYVQSRVQAEDLVMRYVADYGLPAVAMCVSTTYGAGDWGRTPHGAFIAGAVFGKLPFLMSGIQLEVVGVDDAARAMILAAERGRNGEKYLISERMIPLNDVVRIAADEAGVRPPQRSIPVPVLYALGAFGSLRARLTGKDAELSLDSVRMMRAEAPVDHSKAVRELGWKPRPVEESIREAARFWAAMRQAGTSSKTAAPE; encoded by the coding sequence GTGAGCGGCCGGCCGAAACTGGTCATCGGCGCCAACGGTTTTCTCGGTTCGCACGTCACCCGGTTACTGGTCGAGGACGGCCACGACGTGCGGGTGATGGTGCGCTCCACGGCCAACACCCGCTCGATCGATGACCTGCAGGTGACCCGTTTTCACGGCGACATCTTCGACACCGCCACCGTGCGCGAAGCCATGGACGGCTGCGACGACATCTACTACTGCGTCGTGGACACCCGCGCCTGGCTGCGCGACCCGGCGCCCCTGTTCCGCACCAACGTCGAGGGCCTGCGCAACGTTCTGGACGTGGCGAAAGATCTTGAACTGCACCGGTTTGTGTTCACCAGCACCTACGCCTCGGTGGACCGCCGGCACGGACACGTCGCGACGGAGGCCGACCGGATCGGCTCGCGTAAGGTCACTCCCTACGTGCAGTCCCGGGTGCAGGCCGAGGACCTGGTCATGCGCTACGTCGCCGACTACGGGTTGCCGGCGGTCGCGATGTGCGTGTCCACCACCTACGGCGCCGGCGACTGGGGCCGCACCCCGCACGGCGCGTTCATCGCGGGAGCGGTCTTCGGCAAGCTGCCGTTCCTGATGAGCGGTATCCAGCTCGAGGTGGTGGGTGTCGACGACGCCGCCCGCGCCATGATCCTGGCTGCCGAGCGCGGTCGCAACGGCGAGAAGTACCTGATCTCCGAACGCATGATCCCGCTTAACGACGTGGTGCGCATCGCGGCCGACGAGGCCGGGGTCCGGCCGCCGCAGCGGTCGATCCCGGTGCCGGTGCTCTACGCCTTGGGTGCCTTCGGCAGCCTGCGGGCCCGGCTCACCGGCAAGGACGCCGAACTCAGCCTCGACTCGGTGCGGATGATGCGCGCCGAAGCCCCGGTCGACCACAGCAAGGCGGTCCGCGAGCTGGGCTGGAAACCGCGGCCGGTGGAGGAATCGATCCGCGAGGCGGCCCGCTTCTGGGCAGCGATGCGCCAGGCCGGCACGAGTAGCAAGACGGCCGCGCCGGAATAA